One window from the genome of Clarias gariepinus isolate MV-2021 ecotype Netherlands chromosome 15, CGAR_prim_01v2, whole genome shotgun sequence encodes:
- the pacsin3 gene encoding protein kinase C and casein kinase substrate in neurons protein 3 isoform X2: MSSDGDLQDVGSYGSFWEPGNYKRTVKRVDDGYKLCNELVSCFQERAKIEKAYSQQLNDWAKRWRGVVEKGSQYGTLEKAWHAFMNAADKLSEIHMELKEKLVTEDSEKIRIWQKDAFHKQMIGGFKETKDADEGFRKAQKPWVRKLKEVEASKKSYHQARKEERTAMTRETHAKADPTKSPEEVRKFTDRVEKCTQEAEKMKDRYEKALDELNRCNPRYMEDMEQMFEITQDAEKKRLCFFKEVMLDIHQHLDLSSNAGFKALYQDLNQTINAASDTEDLRWWRNTHGPGMSMNWPQFEEWSPETNRSISRKDRNSRMDDVTLTNIVSAADDAPQTPPDTIRAAKDYSSDWSDEESPKKYIAANGVELEEEEEKVKS, translated from the exons ATGTCTTCCGACGGGGACCTGCAAGACGTTGGGAGCTATGGAAGCTTTTGGGAG CCGGGGAACTACAAGAGGACAGTGAAGCGGGTTGACGACGGCTACAAACTCTGCAACGAGCTGGTCAGCTGCTTCCAGGAGCGTGCCAAGATCGAGAAGGCCTATTCCCAGCAGCTGAATGACTGGGCTAAAAGATGGAGGGGTGTTGTAGAGAAAG GCTCACAATATGGCACCCTGGAGAAGGCTTGGCACGCGTTTATGAATGCAGCAGACAAGCTAAGCGAGATCCACATGGAGCTGAAAGAAAAGCTGGTTACGGAGGACAGTGAGAAGATCCGAATCTGGCAGAAGGATGCCTTCCACAAGCAGATGATTGGAGGCTTCAAGGAGACCAAAGACGCAGATGAAGGATTCCGAAAGGCCCAAAAACCCTGGGTCCGCAAACTTAAGGAA GTAGAGGCCTCTAAAAAGAGTTACCACCAGGCGCGTAAGGAGGAGCGAACAGCAATGACGCGCGAGACACACGCCAAAGCCGACCCGACCAAGTCCCCGGAGGAGGTGCGCAAGTTCACGGATCGGGTGGAGAAATGCACTCAGGAGGCTGAGAAG ATGAAGGACCGCTACGAGAAAGCCCTGGATGAGCTGAACCGCTGTAACCCGCGCTACATGGAAGACATGGAGCAGATGTTTGAGATAACccaagatgctgagaaaaagcggcTGTGCTTCTTTAAGGAGGTGATGCTGGATATTCATCAGCACCTGGACCTCTCCAGCAATGCAGG GTTTAAGGCTTTGTATCAAGATCTGAACCAGACTATTAATGCTGCCAGTGACACAGAGGACCTGCGGTGGTGGAGGAACACACACGGACCTGGAATGAGCATGAACTGGCCTCAGTTTGAG GAATGGTCTCCAGAGACCAACCGCTCGATCAGCCGCAAAGATAGGAACAGCCGAATGGATGACGTCACCTTGACCAACATCGTCTCCGCTGCTGATGATGCACCTCAGACTCCACCAGATACTATCCG cgCTGCCAAGGATTACTCCTCGGACTGGTCTGATGAAGAGAGCCCCAAGAAGTACATAGCAGCGAACGGAGTCGAGCtcgaagaggaggaggagaag gtgaaGAGTTGA
- the pacsin3 gene encoding protein kinase C and casein kinase substrate in neurons protein 3 isoform X1 → MSSDGDLQDVGSYGSFWEPGNYKRTVKRVDDGYKLCNELVSCFQERAKIEKAYSQQLNDWAKRWRGVVEKGSQYGTLEKAWHAFMNAADKLSEIHMELKEKLVTEDSEKIRIWQKDAFHKQMIGGFKETKDADEGFRKAQKPWVRKLKEVEASKKSYHQARKEERTAMTRETHAKADPTKSPEEVRKFTDRVEKCTQEAEKMKDRYEKALDELNRCNPRYMEDMEQMFEITQDAEKKRLCFFKEVMLDIHQHLDLSSNAGFKALYQDLNQTINAASDTEDLRWWRNTHGPGMSMNWPQFEEWSPETNRSISRKDRNSRMDDVTLTNIVSAADDAPQTPPDTIRAAKDYSSDWSDEESPKKYIAANGVELEEEEEKVAGVRVRALYDYTGQESDELTFKAGEELMKLGEEDEQGWCKGQLESGEVGLYPANYVQIIGS, encoded by the exons ATGTCTTCCGACGGGGACCTGCAAGACGTTGGGAGCTATGGAAGCTTTTGGGAG CCGGGGAACTACAAGAGGACAGTGAAGCGGGTTGACGACGGCTACAAACTCTGCAACGAGCTGGTCAGCTGCTTCCAGGAGCGTGCCAAGATCGAGAAGGCCTATTCCCAGCAGCTGAATGACTGGGCTAAAAGATGGAGGGGTGTTGTAGAGAAAG GCTCACAATATGGCACCCTGGAGAAGGCTTGGCACGCGTTTATGAATGCAGCAGACAAGCTAAGCGAGATCCACATGGAGCTGAAAGAAAAGCTGGTTACGGAGGACAGTGAGAAGATCCGAATCTGGCAGAAGGATGCCTTCCACAAGCAGATGATTGGAGGCTTCAAGGAGACCAAAGACGCAGATGAAGGATTCCGAAAGGCCCAAAAACCCTGGGTCCGCAAACTTAAGGAA GTAGAGGCCTCTAAAAAGAGTTACCACCAGGCGCGTAAGGAGGAGCGAACAGCAATGACGCGCGAGACACACGCCAAAGCCGACCCGACCAAGTCCCCGGAGGAGGTGCGCAAGTTCACGGATCGGGTGGAGAAATGCACTCAGGAGGCTGAGAAG ATGAAGGACCGCTACGAGAAAGCCCTGGATGAGCTGAACCGCTGTAACCCGCGCTACATGGAAGACATGGAGCAGATGTTTGAGATAACccaagatgctgagaaaaagcggcTGTGCTTCTTTAAGGAGGTGATGCTGGATATTCATCAGCACCTGGACCTCTCCAGCAATGCAGG GTTTAAGGCTTTGTATCAAGATCTGAACCAGACTATTAATGCTGCCAGTGACACAGAGGACCTGCGGTGGTGGAGGAACACACACGGACCTGGAATGAGCATGAACTGGCCTCAGTTTGAG GAATGGTCTCCAGAGACCAACCGCTCGATCAGCCGCAAAGATAGGAACAGCCGAATGGATGACGTCACCTTGACCAACATCGTCTCCGCTGCTGATGATGCACCTCAGACTCCACCAGATACTATCCG cgCTGCCAAGGATTACTCCTCGGACTGGTCTGATGAAGAGAGCCCCAAGAAGTACATAGCAGCGAACGGAGTCGAGCtcgaagaggaggaggagaaggtaGCGGGTGTGCGCGTTAGAGCACTGTATGATTACACTGGCCAAGAATCTGATGAGCTGACTTTTAAAGCAG gtgaaGAGTTGATGAAGCTGGGAGAGGAGGACGAGCAGGGCTGGTGCAAAGGGCAGCTGGAAAGCGGCGAGGTGGGCCTCTACCCTGCTAACTACGTCCAAATCATCGGCTCCTGA